A region from the Pelobates fuscus isolate aPelFus1 chromosome 3, aPelFus1.pri, whole genome shotgun sequence genome encodes:
- the FAM53C gene encoding protein FAM53C: MISMITEQLQKQSLEDLKCKSFSISLPLPSQTDPEGTSSPFHFVTEERSWGLISHCPRIELEDGIRLGCHHHSSLSLHFPVLSRESSPHRRSPSHAPEAGNSAAPPAPPTKRHCRSLSVPEDLSRWRPVWRPSGSKVWTPVKRRCNSGGVGAVLGVQTQSPSQGVSSLRFKNDPSASIRCIQANSPPFFSLALCRESPGPCTLSPTGVFWDNTEGPSCFPLQRRFSLSPVLIKDAGRFLPSTSSSPPSTPELVRRQQCLPRSQSQPCDLDTRKCGIKRRHEEDTRWHRPSLDFYKMNQNVGAMCFLDNSDEGSSSSPFMACHGESPCTTGSPVTTCTLALSEEDIGRRDHASCPQAMLFQHDFADLDLNLIEEN, from the exons ATGATCTCCATGATTACAGAACAATTGCAAAAACAAAGTCTGGAGGATCTGAAATGCAAATCTTTCAGTATAAGCTTG CCATTGCCCAGTCAGACCGACCCTGAGGGAACCAGCAGCCCCTTTCACTTTGTTACAG AAGAGCGCTCCTGGGGACTGATCAGTCATTGTCCGAGGATTGAACTTGAAGATGGGATTCGACTTGGCTGTCATCACCACTCCAGCCTGAGCCTTCATTTTCCTGTtttgagcagggagagctcacccCACCGTAGAAGCCCTTCCCACGCTCCTGAGGCAGGGAACTCTGCTGCTCCTCCAGCCCCCCCTACCAAGAGACACTGCCGCTCCTTATCAGTGCCAGAGGACCTTTCGCGCTGGCGGCCAGTTTGGCGGCCTAGTGGTTCTAAAGTTTGGACTCCAGTTAAGAGGAGATGTAATAGTGGTGGGGTTGGGGCAGTGCTGGGAGTGCAGACTCAAAGCCCATCCCAAGGGGTCTCCAGTCTCAGGTTCAAAAATGACCCCAGTGCCTCTATACGCTGCATCCAAGCCAACAGCCCTCCTTTCTTCAGTCTGGCCTTGTGTCGGGAGTCACCAGGCCCATGTACCCTTTCCCCAACTGGTGTATTCTGGGACAACACAGAAGGGCCAAGCTGCTTCCCATTGCAGCGCCGTTTTTCACTGTCACCTGTACTTATCAAGGATGCAGGACGGTTCCTTCCTTCAACCAGCAGCTCCCCAccctccacaccagagctggtccGACGGCAGCAGTGTCTCCCACGCAGCCAATCACAGCCTTGTGATCTGGACACAAGAAAATGTGGAATCAAGCGGAGGCATGAGGAGGATACACGATGGCATCGTCCTTCACTGGACTTCTACAAGATGAACCAG AATGTTGGTGCTATGTGTTTCTTGGACAACTCTGATGAAGGCAGCTCATCATCTCCTTTTATGGCTTGTCACGGGGAGTCTCCTTGCACCACTGGGAGTCCGGTCACCACCTGCACACTGGCACTTAGCGAAGAAGACATAGGCAGGCGAGATCATGCTTCCTGCCCCCAGGCAATGCTCTTCCAGCATGACTTCGCGGACCTGGATTTAAATCTAATTGAAGAGaattag